In one Rhinopithecus roxellana isolate Shanxi Qingling chromosome 1, ASM756505v1, whole genome shotgun sequence genomic region, the following are encoded:
- the PRELP gene encoding prolargin, with amino-acid sequence MRSPLCWLLPLLILASVAQGQSTRRPRPGTGPGRRPRPRPRPTPSFPQPHEPAEPTDLPPPLPPGPPSVFPDCPRECYCPPDFPSALYCDSRNLRKVPVIPPRIHYLYLQNNFITELPLESFQNATGLRWINLDNNRIRKIDQRVLEKLPGLVFLYMEKNQLEEVPSALPRNLEQLRLSQNHISRIPPGVFSKLENLLLLDLQHNRLSDGVFKPDTFQGLKNLMQLNLAHNILRKMPPRVPTAIHQLYLDSNKIETIPNGYFKSFPNLAFIRLNYNKLTDRGLPKNSFNISNLLVLHLSHNRISSVPAINNRLEHLYLNNNSIEKINGTQICPNNLVAFHDFSSDLENVPHLRYLRLDGNYLKPPIPLDLMMCFRLLQSVVI; translated from the exons atgaggtcacccCTCTGCTGGCTCCTCCCACTTCTCATCTTGGCCTCGGTGGCCCAAGGCCAGTCAACAAGACGACCAAGACCCGGGACTGGGCCCGGGCGCagacccaggcccaggcccaggcccacaCCCAGCTTTCCTCAGCCTCATGAACCAGCAGAGCCAACAgacctgcctcctcccctccctccaggcCCTCCATCTGTCTTCCCTGACTGTCCTCGCGAATGCTACTGCCCCCCTGATTTCCCATCTGCCCTCTACTGTGATAGCCGCAACCTGCGAAAGGTCCCTGTCATCCCACCCCGCATCCATTACCTCTATCTCCAGAACAACTTCATCACTGAGCTCCCGCTGGAGTCCTTCCAGAATGCCACAGGCCTGCGATGGATAAACCTGGACAACAACCGAATCCGCAAGATAGACCAGAGGGTGCTGGAGAAATTGCCTGGCCTGGTGTTCCTCTACATGGAGAAGAACCAGTTGGAAGAGGTCCCCTCAGCCCTGCCCCGGAACCTGGAGCAGTTGAGGCTGAGCCAGAACCACATCTCCAGAATCCCACCTGGCGTCTTCAGCAAGCTGGAGAACCTGCTGCTCCTGGATCTCCAGCACAACAGGCTGAGTGACGGCGTCTTCAAGCCCGACACTTTCCAGGGCCTCAAGAACCTCATGCAGCTCAACCTGGCCCACAATATCCTGAGAAAGATGCCGCCCAGGGTCCCTACCGCCATTCACCAGCTCTACCTGGACAGCAacaagattgagaccatccctaACGGATATTTCAAGAGTTTTCCCAATCTTGCCTTCATTCGGCTTAACTACAACAAGCTGACAGACAGGGGACTCCCCAAGAACTCCTTTAACATCTCCAACCTGCTCGTGCTCCACCTGTCGCACAACAGGATCAGCAGTGTGCCTGCCATCAACAACAGGCTGGAACACCTGTacctcaacaacaacagcatcgaGA AAATCAACGGAACCCAGATTTGCCCCAACAACCTAGTGGCGTTCCATGACTTCTCCTCGGACCTGGAGAACGTTCCACACCTGCGCTACCTGCGGCTGGATGGGAACTACCTGAAGCCGCCCATCCCACTGGACCTCATGATGTGCTTCCGCCTCCTGCAGTCCGTGGTCATCTAG